The region acgtcaaattcaaattgtaacggcgatagtatacaatataccgaacaTACTGGCCGCCTTGAACTAGCATGGCTTGTTCAACATAATTATAATGGACTGGGTAGCAGCGCGATTTTGGTGACAGGACGAACAACGTTGTCTGCCTTTGCTGTCCTGAGGGTGACAACTCGAACGACTCCATCCTTTCCGGGGTGCGTAGCGGTGATTTTCCCCAATGCCCAAGTCGCTGGTGGGGCATTATCTTCCTTCAGCAGGACCACACGTCCGACGTCAATGGATACTGGCGGATTGCAGCCCTTGCTGGCACGagtttgcagctgctgcagatattccGCTTGCCATCTGGTCCAAATGCGCTGTGTACGTTGCTGAGTACGTTCCCAATGTGACAAACGGTTCTCCGAGACTTCCTGCAATGATACTTCTGGAACGCTTTGgagatttgttccaattagaAAGTGACCCGGAGTAAGTACTTCGAGGTCTTCTGCTTCTGTCGGCATGTGCACTAGTGGACGCGAGTTTAAGCACATTTCGATTTGTGCGAGTAATGTAGACATATCTTCGCGAGAGATATTGGAATTGCCGACTTCCCTCAAGAAATGATGCTTTGCTGATTTCACGGCGGCCTCCCATAACCCACCAAATTGGGGTGCACGTGGAGGAATGAACTGCCAATGGATCCTTTGGCCAGTACACCAGTTGACAATCTTGTCTCGTTCGCCGGAACCCTTTTGTAGCATGCGGAAGATTTTGTGCAGATGGTTTGCTGCACCCTTGAAGCATGTTGCATTGTCGCTGTAAATGGTGATTGGTTTTCCTCTACGCGCGGTAAATCTATGTAGAGCTGCTAAAAAGGCATCAGTTGAAAGATCGGATACGAGTTCAATATGTACCGCTCGGGTgacaaaacatatgaaaatggcaacatagGCCTTTGTAGCTGTACGATTTCGCACTTCAGATTTGATGAACACCGGACCAAAATAGTCAACACCACAGGTTTCAAATGGTCTGCTTGGTGTTACACGTGATGCTGGTAAATCTGCCATACTTTGTTGAATTAAAGTCGGTCGATGACGAAAGCAAGTATGGCATTGATGATAAACCTTTCGGGCTAGGTTTCTTCCCGATAAGATCCAAAACTGCAAAtgaatggtggacaacatcaGTTGTGGTCCTGCATGTAGAAGCTTTCGATGGTAGTACTCCACTATCATCCTCGTCAGTGGATGCCTAGCACACAGTACGATCGGATGTTTTGAATCTTCTGAGATATCGGCGTGAATCAGTCGACCTCCTACTCGGATCAATCCTTGAGCGTCGAGCTGtggtttcaaccattttaaacGACTTGACCGTGATACGTATTTTCCAAGGAGCAAATCGGTGTGTTCTTCACGAAACGATTCCCTTTGAGCCATTCGGCATAGTGCATGCTCAGCTGCGTGGAGCTCCTTTGTTGTGAGAGGGTCAATCTCTCCTCGTGCGATGGGAAGTGctttgttgcgttcgttgaAACGTTTGTGCAACTTGTTGACATACCTTGACCAATATGCCATCAGTCGGCATAGTTTGGAGTATGATGAATATCGCACAAATAACCCATTTGCGAAATTCGATTGAACCACGTTCATGCATCTCAGTGCTGACTTCTTTATCTCTTGTAGCGCTTCTGGCGGCTGAGACTCATCAATATTCTGGTTGGGCCAGACTTCCTTCGGTAACTTGAGCCACGCAGGCCCGGACCACCACCTCTCGTTAACCAGAATTTCGGTTGAGCTTAGACCTCTGGATATGTCGTCGGCAGGGTTGTCCTTTCCTGGCACATAATTCCAGGCTTCGAATGAATATATCTGTTGTATTTGTGACACCCGATTTGCCACGAAGATATTCCAGCGTGCAGGTGACGATCTGATCCAATGAAGTGTTGTAGTGGAATCTGACCAGAAGTAAACCCGATGTGGTAATTCCAGTGCAGAATCGACCTGTTGATATAACTTCGATGCCAACAGCGCTGCACACAACTCGAGTCGAGCGATCGTATGACGAGTCGCTATGGGAGCCACTTTGGATTTAGATGTTAACAATTTGACAGCGACCTGATGTGATGACTCGGTTCTCAAATAGCAACAGGCTCCATATGCCTTCTCTGAGGCGTCTGCGAATATATGAAGCTCATAATTAGTGGGTGCAGGGAGCGTTACGAACCGAGATAGTTGAAGTTGACCTAACGCTCCGATTGTTTCATAGAATTCCCTCCATTGATCTTGTATCTCGGATTCTAGAGGTTCATCCCAATCGAAATTCGTTCCTTCGGTGGATTTCGCTGTCCATAGATATTGCATGAATATTTTTGCTCGAGTAACCACTGGACCCACCAGGCCAAGCGGatcaaatatttttgcaatctGTGATAGTACAATCCGTTTAGTGTACGCGTCCACATTTTCCGATGATTGTACCTTGAAGCTGAGCAGATCTGATTGTGGTTCCCAGATCAACCCAAGTGTTGTGACCGTTTGTCTATCCTGGAAATTGTGCCATGGATCGATGGCTCTATCCTCCAGAGGTATGGAGTTCAATACCTCAATTGAGTTTGATGCCCACCTTTTCATTGGCATACCAGCCGATGCTAGAAATTTGGATATATCTTCTCTCAAATGTATGGCTGCTGACACGTCTGTCGCTCCGGACAGCAAATCGTCGACGTAAAAATCCATAGAAATtgcatcggccgccgttggtgACACGTGCCTCATGTCCTGGGCCAATTTctgtaatgtttttgttgctaaaTATGGCGCAGAAGATGTGCCATATGTGACGGTTTGCAGCTGGTATGTGGATATTGGTTCAGCTTGATTTTCCCGCCACACGATCCTTTGAAGTGGTTGATCTACTTCCTGCACCCTTATCTGTcggtacattttttcaatgtCGCCGACCAACGCAATTGCATGTGTACGAAACTTCAGAAGTAGAGACAGTAAATCCTTTTGTATGACTGGACCCACCAAAAGGATGTCGTTCAAGGAATACCCCGAAGATGTTTTACAcgatgcatcgaagaccactCTGGTTTTAGTCGTAGTGCTGGACTCCTTGAACACTGCATGATGTGGTAGAAAACAATGAGAAATGTTAATATCAGGATTGTCCAATTTCTGCATATGTCCTAGTCGTTCATACTCTCTCATGAACTCGTGGTAAGAACTCTTTACAATTGCGTCTGACTCGAGCCGTCGCTCTAGAGTCCTGAATCGCCGTAGCGCGATACCTTTTGATTCACCCAATTGTTTAGTTGAATCATTTGTTCTCGGCAGTCGCACTGCATACCTTCCCGATGGTTCTCTAATAACTGTGGCATTGTAATGCGCTTCACATTCTGTGTTGGGTTGGTATGATTGTTCCGGGACTGCATCGAGTTGCCAAAACCTTTGTAGCACATTTTCGAGACCGACTGTTGTCACATGACAAGCTAACGATTTGGTTGGAAGTGCCTCTCGCAGAGGTCCACACACGACCCAGCCAAACATCGTTTCCACTAGCAGCGGATCCCCAGCTTCTAGATGaatccgtttcccggtgaatAGTTGTTGATAATGTTCTGCTCCAATGATCATGTCGATCGGAGCCGGTTTGTAAAACGTTGGATCAGCCAATTCTACGTCGGGTAGCTTTAGACTGCTTGTACTGATGACACTTGATGGTAAATCAGATGTTGGTTTCTCCATTATGAAAAAGTTCTCTGTGCTGTAGAACGAATTCACCTTCGAATGAATAGTTGCGTGGGTCTCATATTTCACCCGATGCATGCTTTCTGCGATGCCTACTAtctgtgtatttgtttttgaccAGCGAAGCTGGAGTTTTGCAGCCAACCCTTTCGACATAAAGTTGCACATTGATGCCGAATCTAATAGCGCACGAGCGTGATGGCGGTTTCCGTACCGATCCAGTACCCAGACGGTTACCGTTTCTAGTAACACCGTGCTGGCATACACTCGAGCCGATAGGCTGGCATTCGTTCCTGTTGGTTCAGGAATGGACTTGTTTTCGTGTACCAATGTATGATGCTTCTGGGAACACACCCGGCAAAcgtgtttcgatttgcagAATTTCACTTGGTGCCCAACActtaaacaattccaacacagttttttttgtgtgactaATTCCCGTCGTTTTTGCACGGGTAAAGCTGCCAGTTCGTCACATTGAAACGTTCGATGATGCTCGGCACACATCGCACACTGTTGTGGAGCACTgaacttgctgctggtgtaggTAGCCTTTGTGTTGGTGGTCTTCGGCGTGTGCCTTGCACCGTCTTCCTTTGTTTGATGCGTTTGCTGCCTAACACTGCCTGTCGTTCGCTCCGCCGTTTTTCGTGGTATGCGCGTTACTGATATTGCGTCatccgttacgtcttccatGAAATGAGCAAACGACGCGAGGCTACTGGTACCGTCACGAATACGCCGTGCCCACTGCATACGATACTCGCAAGGTAACTTTTCTACGAGTTCGGTGATCAGCATTGGGTTTTTTAGATGTTCGACCATACCCGCCGACCGTACGTGTTCGCAGAGTGACTGCGCCACTTCTCCGAATTCGATTAGGCTCTCCAGGTCATCGGCTCGAGGGGATGGGGTTTTTCTAACGCGATCGATCAGAACGTCCAATAGCaattcgggacgtccaaagcGTCTCTGGAGAACATGAATGACACTTGGAACTGATGAGGGGAGTAGAAGACGGCCTCGAActgcttctttcgctgcccCTTTCAAGCACCTTTGCAGGCGAATCATATTTTCGCCGTTTTGAAAACCACACGCGTTGGTGGAGAAGTTAAAACTGCTAATAAACGTTGGCCATTCTGCGGGATCACCGCTAAAATCCGGCAGATCCTTCGGCAATGACTGTCGAGCTGCTTTTTGCTCCTTGGTGAGCGTCCATGATGATGCTTCTACGCCGACGCTTGTGGGTAGAGCATTTTCTCGCATTTCAGCGA is a window of Anopheles cruzii unplaced genomic scaffold, idAnoCruzAS_RS32_06 scaffold01369_ctg1, whole genome shotgun sequence DNA encoding:
- the LOC128276495 gene encoding uncharacterized protein LOC128276495; translation: MSETKASGSASAEQQAAFGLTPVIRQPDARQRRVRSSTASTTSSVRDRRANLKIQMLEEQKNRQLERLKQETEIEEKFVQEKYRVLEEQLGEEDDIVSSVSHAADRVASWVTHHNVESHREGDVTKEIRRMRTELEQPRPEIAEMRENALPTSVGVEASSWTLTKEQKAARQSLPKDLPDFSGDPAEWPTFISSFNFSTNACGFQNGENMIRLQRCLKGAAKEAVRGRLLLPSSVPSVIHVLQRRFGRPELLLDVLIDRVRKTPSPRADDLESLIEFGEVAQSLCEHVRSAGMVEHLKNPMLITELVEKLPCEYRMQWARRIRDGTSSLASFAHFMEDVTDDAISVTRIPRKTAERTTGSVRQQTHQTKEDGARHTPKTTNTKATYTSSKFSAPQQCAMCAEHHRTFQCDELAALPVQKRRELVTQKKLCWNCLSVGHQVKFCKSKHVCRVCSQKHHTLVHENKSIPEPTGTNASLSARVYASTVLLETVTVWVLDRYGNRHHARALLDSASMCNFMSKGLAAKLQLRWSKTNTQIVGIAESMHRVKYETHATIHSKVNSFYSTENFFIMEKPTSDLPSSVISTSSLKLPDVELADPTFYKPAPIDMIIGAEHYQQLFTGKRIHLEAGDPLLVETMFGWVVCGPLREALPTKSLACHVTTVGLENVLQRFWQLDAVPEQSYQPNTECEAHYNATVIREPSGRYAVRLPRTNDSTKQLGESKGIALRRFRTLERRLESDAIVKSSYHEFMREYERLGHMQKLDNPDINISHCFLPHHAVFKESSTTTKTRVVFDASCKTSSGYSLNDILLVGPVIQKDLLSLLLKFRTHAIALVGDIEKMYRQIRVQEVDQPLQRIVWRENQAEPISTYQLQTVTYGTSSAPYLATKTLQKLAQDMRHVSPTAADAISMDFYVDDLLSGATDVSAAIHLREDISKFLASAGMPMKRWASNSIEVLNSIPLEDRAIDPWHNFQDRQTVTTLGLIWEPQSDLLSFKVQSSENVDAYTKRIVLSQIAKIFDPLGL